From Oscillospiraceae bacterium CM, a single genomic window includes:
- a CDS encoding RNA-binding S4 domain-containing protein, whose translation MKVKVRKIRPENGLPVAITGEFIRLDALLKFACLAQSGGEAKLFIQDGLVSVNGEVCLQRGKKIRPGETVAFGKTILNVIAEKKE comes from the coding sequence ATGAAAGTTAAGGTCAGAAAAATCAGGCCGGAAAATGGCCTTCCGGTCGCGATTACAGGTGAATTTATCCGTTTGGATGCGCTTTTAAAATTTGCATGCCTGGCACAGTCAGGCGGCGAGGCAAAACTTTTTATCCAAGACGGTCTCGTTTCCGTCAACGGGGAAGTATGTCTGCAGCGCGGCAAAAAAATAAGGCCGGGAGAAACCGTGGCATTCGGAAAAACGATTTTAAA